In one window of Thermodesulfobacteriota bacterium DNA:
- the thiE gene encoding thiamine phosphate synthase: protein MKNSHPTFISGLYAIVDSAYVSLERAGECADELASGGARIVQLRAKGETSGAMLRAALEMRKALAGRAIFIVNDRIDIALMASAEGVHLGQDDIPLKDARRLLPSSVIGVSTHNREEAKKAEAGGADYISFGPIFPTRTKTDADTPKGLSGLKEVSASVHIPVVAIGGITGETIVSVLESGACSAALISDILLAPSIKAKAASISALISRARNHG, encoded by the coding sequence ATGAAGAACTCTCATCCCACGTTCATCTCGGGCCTGTACGCCATTGTCGATTCGGCCTACGTGAGCCTTGAAAGGGCGGGCGAATGCGCTGACGAGCTCGCCTCTGGCGGCGCAAGGATCGTGCAGCTCCGGGCAAAGGGGGAAACGAGCGGCGCCATGCTCAGGGCGGCGCTGGAGATGAGGAAGGCCCTTGCGGGAAGGGCCATCTTCATCGTAAACGACAGGATCGACATAGCCCTCATGGCCTCTGCCGAAGGGGTGCACCTCGGCCAGGACGACATACCGCTGAAGGACGCAAGGAGGCTCCTCCCCTCTTCGGTAATAGGCGTATCCACCCACAACCGCGAAGAGGCGAAAAAGGCCGAGGCCGGAGGAGCGGACTACATCTCGTTCGGCCCCATATTCCCCACAAGGACTAAAACAGACGCGGACACGCCGAAGGGATTATCGGGGCTCAAGGAGGTCTCCGCGAGCGTGCACATACCGGTGGTCGCAATCGGCGGCATAACAGGGGAAACGATAGTATCTGTCCTGGAATCCGGCGCCTGTTCAGCCGCGCTTATATCCGACATACTCCTTGCGCCGAGCATAAAGGCCAAGGCGGCATCGATATCGGCGCTCATATCCAGGGCCCGTAACCACGGCTGA
- a CDS encoding sigma-54 dependent transcriptional regulator, with amino-acid sequence MSAERVLVADDDESVLWVLERFLREKGLDVVRASDGGEAWKILSGQEVSLALLDINMPGKDGLKLLTEAREAGLGASFIIMTAEPSMKNTLEAMKLGAFDYITKPFDLAEVELTVERAIENSRLKEKVSTLKERLLQKLSDETVFIGKSKAVEEVFKKAGKVAARDVTVLVLGESGTGKELLARLIHVNSPRAEGPFVAVNTAAVPRDLMESELFGFEKGAFTGAVESKKGKFELADKGTLFLDEVGDMSPDLQARLLRVIQEREFYRVGGREPVRVDVRIIAATNQDLEKAVAGGGFREDLLFRLNGITLTLPPLRDRRGDVAVLSQHFLEKFSREFNCGPRSFDGSALEALEAYQWPGNVRELENTVRRAVLMSRSVSIKDEDLALPEKRARREESIEDMIAARLRPIIDKTDHRSRQELYSFIMPYMERPLIKLVLEKTRGNQVQAAEMLGINRNTLRKKIRELDISMGKLKG; translated from the coding sequence ATGAGCGCGGAAAGGGTGCTCGTTGCGGACGACGACGAGAGCGTATTATGGGTGCTGGAGAGGTTTCTCAGGGAGAAGGGGCTTGATGTGGTCAGGGCCTCGGACGGCGGCGAGGCCTGGAAGATACTTTCGGGGCAGGAGGTCTCTCTCGCCCTCCTTGACATAAACATGCCGGGCAAGGACGGCTTGAAGCTCCTTACAGAGGCGCGGGAAGCCGGCCTCGGCGCTTCCTTCATCATAATGACCGCCGAGCCGAGCATGAAGAACACTCTCGAGGCCATGAAGCTCGGCGCCTTCGACTACATAACCAAGCCCTTTGACCTCGCCGAGGTGGAGCTCACTGTCGAGCGGGCAATCGAGAACTCGAGGCTCAAGGAAAAGGTCTCTACCCTGAAGGAAAGGCTCCTCCAGAAGCTCTCGGACGAGACCGTCTTCATCGGGAAGAGCAAGGCCGTGGAGGAGGTCTTCAAGAAGGCCGGGAAGGTCGCCGCGAGGGACGTTACCGTCCTCGTCCTCGGCGAGAGCGGCACGGGCAAGGAGCTGCTTGCGCGGCTCATCCACGTGAACAGCCCGAGGGCCGAGGGCCCCTTCGTTGCCGTAAACACCGCGGCAGTGCCCAGGGACCTCATGGAGAGCGAGCTCTTCGGCTTCGAAAAGGGTGCCTTTACCGGCGCTGTCGAATCGAAAAAAGGGAAGTTCGAGCTTGCCGACAAAGGCACCCTTTTTCTCGACGAGGTAGGCGACATGAGCCCGGACCTGCAGGCGCGGCTTCTGCGCGTCATACAGGAGAGGGAGTTCTACCGCGTTGGCGGCAGGGAGCCGGTGCGCGTGGATGTCCGGATAATAGCGGCCACCAACCAGGACCTTGAAAAGGCCGTTGCCGGGGGGGGCTTCAGGGAGGACCTCCTGTTCAGGCTCAACGGCATAACGCTTACTCTTCCGCCGCTACGCGACCGGAGGGGAGACGTCGCGGTGCTTTCGCAGCACTTCCTCGAGAAGTTCAGCAGGGAATTCAACTGCGGGCCGAGGTCGTTCGACGGATCCGCCCTCGAGGCGCTCGAGGCCTACCAGTGGCCCGGGAACGTCCGTGAGCTTGAGAACACCGTAAGGCGGGCCGTCCTGATGTCGCGGAGCGTCAGCATCAAGGACGAAGACCTTGCCCTCCCGGAGAAGCGGGCAAGGAGGGAAGAGTCCATCGAGGACATGATTGCCGCGCGCCTGAGGCCCATCATCGACAAGACGGACCACCGCTCAAGGCAGGAGCTCTACTCCTTCATCATGCCGTACATGGAAAGGCCCCTCATAAAGCTTGTGCTGGAGAAGACCAGGGGCAACCAGGTGCAGGCCGCGGAGATGCTCGGCATAAACAGGAACACCCTTCGGAAGAAGATACGGGAGCTCGATATAAGCATGGGGAAGCTCAAAGGATGA
- a CDS encoding ATP-binding protein, whose product MTTHPSQLSLEDILESLAEGVIAVGPDMEVCVFNQSAEKMTELSRSFVLGKPLDACLKRNPRIAEMLRETLAKGRIFAEYEEKLWRRITGDALPVSVTTSLVFDPEGGLRGAVALLKDLSGIKPLETSALRKERLAYIGAFAANLAHEIRNPLSGIRGAAQLLSRKAPDKGLNEYMEVIIKEADRLNGILNEMLDFARPARLVKKPVNIHQVLDSVVLLLGEGAGRCAFVKSYDPSIPEVAGDEGQLKQVFLNLVKNAIEAVSESGIVSVSTRAITEFHMGEGGTGRMVSVEVRDTGCGIKPEDLENVFTPFFSTKPRGSGLGMAITLKIIKEHGGHLKIASEQGEGTSVLVYLPVEDRGAG is encoded by the coding sequence ATGACTACCCACCCATCCCAGCTTTCCCTGGAAGACATACTCGAAAGCCTGGCCGAGGGCGTGATCGCCGTCGGCCCGGACATGGAAGTCTGCGTCTTCAACCAATCGGCTGAAAAGATGACCGAGCTTTCGCGTTCCTTTGTGCTCGGCAAGCCGCTTGACGCATGCTTAAAGCGGAACCCGCGCATAGCCGAGATGCTCCGGGAAACATTGGCCAAGGGTCGCATCTTCGCCGAGTACGAAGAGAAGCTCTGGAGGAGGATCACAGGCGACGCCTTGCCGGTGAGCGTGACCACAAGCCTCGTCTTCGACCCCGAAGGCGGCCTGAGGGGGGCCGTTGCGTTATTGAAAGACCTCTCGGGCATAAAGCCCCTCGAAACGAGCGCCCTCCGGAAGGAGCGGCTCGCGTACATAGGCGCCTTCGCCGCAAACCTCGCGCACGAGATAAGAAACCCGCTTAGCGGAATAAGGGGCGCCGCCCAGCTCCTCTCGAGGAAGGCCCCTGACAAGGGCCTCAACGAATACATGGAAGTGATCATAAAAGAGGCCGACCGCCTGAACGGCATACTTAACGAGATGCTCGACTTCGCAAGGCCCGCCAGGCTCGTTAAAAAGCCGGTCAACATACACCAGGTGCTCGACTCCGTGGTCCTCCTCCTCGGAGAGGGGGCAGGGCGCTGCGCCTTCGTAAAGAGCTACGACCCGAGCATCCCGGAGGTCGCCGGGGACGAGGGGCAGCTCAAGCAGGTCTTCCTCAACCTGGTAAAGAACGCGATCGAGGCCGTCTCGGAGAGCGGCATCGTGAGCGTCTCTACAAGGGCCATAACCGAATTCCACATGGGCGAGGGCGGCACGGGCCGCATGGTATCCGTAGAGGTCCGGGACACCGGGTGCGGGATAAAGCCCGAAGACCTTGAAAACGTCTTTACGCCCTTTTTCAGCACAAAGCCCAGGGGGAGCGGCCTCGGCATGGCAATCACCCTTAAAATAATCAAAGAGCACGGCGGTCACTTGAAGATAGCTTCAGAGCAGGGAGAAGGCACCTCGGTCCTTGTCTATCTCCCGGTAGAGGACAGGGGGGCGGGATGA
- a CDS encoding NUDIX hydrolase: MREMSAGIIIKDKKVLLVHNVKHGLRVEPPGGKKLSDEGWEESVTREIREELGAEVRVTGLFGEYRTHSPEGDFIVRMYFCEIVSGVPRIMEPEKIPSFGWYSLEDLKRLSSEGTLVPNMRLALDDFEGLLSGK; this comes from the coding sequence ATGCGCGAGATGTCCGCAGGAATAATCATAAAGGACAAGAAGGTGCTCCTCGTACATAACGTGAAGCACGGGCTGAGGGTCGAGCCTCCGGGCGGAAAAAAACTGTCAGACGAGGGCTGGGAGGAATCGGTCACGAGGGAGATACGGGAAGAGCTCGGGGCGGAGGTGCGGGTCACAGGGCTGTTCGGCGAATACAGGACCCATTCGCCCGAGGGGGATTTCATTGTCAGGATGTATTTCTGCGAAATAGTTTCCGGAGTACCCAGGATAATGGAGCCGGAAAAAATACCCTCATTCGGGTGGTATTCCCTTGAAGACCTGAAAAGGCTCTCAAGCGAGGGCACGCTCGTCCCTAACATGCGTCTTGCCCTGGACGATTTTGAGGGCCTCTTGTCCGGGAAATAA
- the mtnA gene encoding S-methyl-5-thioribose-1-phosphate isomerase: MFKTVEWKDNSVVMIDQRLLPEKEVYRRYRSHKDVAGAIKDMVVRGAPAIGVAAAMGAALGALGIKAGGMKAFRKEFDKATGLIASARPTAVNLFWAIERMRGVVESSPGLDVPALKKRLVKEALTMHREDIEINRLIGKHGGRLLKSGSAVLTHCNAGALATAGYGTALGVIRGAIEQKKKIKVYADETRPFLQGARLTAWELKKDGIDVTLITDNMAGYMMQKGLIGSVVVGADRIAANGDVANKIGTYTVAVLAREHGIPFYVAAPLSTIDLKTPHGDLIPIEERDPSEVTHIQKRRIAPKGVGVRNPAFDVTPARLVTGIITEKGVVRAPYKKGLKALFK, from the coding sequence ATGTTCAAGACAGTGGAGTGGAAGGACAATTCCGTTGTGATGATAGACCAGCGGCTCCTTCCCGAAAAAGAAGTTTACAGGAGATACCGCTCGCACAAGGACGTTGCCGGGGCCATAAAGGACATGGTGGTCCGGGGCGCCCCGGCAATAGGCGTTGCCGCGGCAATGGGCGCGGCCCTCGGCGCCCTCGGGATAAAGGCCGGGGGAATGAAGGCCTTCAGGAAGGAGTTCGACAAGGCAACCGGGCTGATCGCCTCGGCCCGGCCCACGGCCGTGAACCTCTTCTGGGCGATAGAGCGGATGAGGGGGGTCGTGGAATCCTCCCCGGGCCTGGATGTGCCGGCACTCAAGAAGAGGCTCGTCAAGGAGGCCTTGACGATGCACAGGGAGGATATCGAGATAAACCGACTTATCGGCAAGCACGGGGGGAGGCTTCTAAAGAGCGGCTCCGCCGTCCTTACTCATTGCAATGCAGGGGCGCTTGCGACCGCCGGGTACGGGACCGCTCTCGGCGTCATAAGGGGCGCTATCGAGCAGAAGAAAAAGATAAAGGTATATGCGGACGAGACCAGGCCTTTCCTGCAGGGCGCAAGGCTTACCGCATGGGAGCTAAAGAAGGACGGGATAGACGTGACCCTGATAACCGACAACATGGCCGGCTACATGATGCAAAAAGGGCTCATAGGCTCGGTCGTGGTCGGCGCGGACAGGATAGCCGCGAACGGGGACGTTGCCAACAAGATAGGCACTTACACGGTCGCGGTGCTCGCGAGGGAGCACGGCATCCCGTTCTATGTGGCGGCCCCGCTCTCTACCATCGACCTGAAGACCCCGCACGGCGACCTCATCCCCATCGAGGAGAGGGACCCTTCGGAGGTAACGCACATACAGAAGAGGCGGATAGCCCCGAAGGGCGTGGGCGTAAGAAACCCCGCATTCGACGTCACGCCCGCAAGGCTCGTAACCGGCATAATAACCGAGAAGGGCGTCGTGCGGGCCCCTTATAAGAAGGGTCTCAAGGCGCTTTTTAAATGA
- a CDS encoding molybdopterin molybdotransferase MoeA, producing MISVREALETILREIRPLGVESVPVEEALGRVLGEDIKARGGNPPWDNSAMDGYALRAADTSGASPEKPVRLKVLYDLPAGQTPGEPVAGGSAVRIMTGAPVPQGADSVIMVERTEPGEGYVLVKAQARPGDNIRRQGEDFKAGETVIGRGALIRPSEVSMLATVGVPFVFVHKRPRVAVISTGDELSDIFEAPGFGKITNSNGYALSALVKAAGAAPVQLGIARDTRESLRERLEAAMSSDCIVSSGGVSVGDYDFVKDVLKEMGSSMIFWKVAMKPGKPLAFGVIGGKPAFGLPGNPVSSMVAFEQFVRPSLLKMSGRKDLFRRAIKARITKDLKIKPGRMNFIRAELFLEEKGFAATPLDGQGSGMISTMVRANSFIIVPEGGEGFRAGETVQVQPFDETVLGSAVPAF from the coding sequence ATGATCTCCGTAAGAGAAGCCCTCGAGACCATACTCAGGGAAATAAGGCCGCTCGGTGTAGAGAGCGTCCCTGTTGAGGAGGCGCTCGGCAGGGTGCTCGGGGAGGACATAAAGGCCAGGGGCGGAAATCCCCCGTGGGACAACTCCGCCATGGACGGCTACGCGCTACGCGCTGCCGACACCTCCGGCGCTTCGCCGGAAAAGCCCGTCAGGCTCAAGGTGCTCTACGACCTTCCGGCGGGCCAGACGCCCGGGGAGCCGGTCGCGGGAGGGTCCGCTGTCCGCATAATGACCGGCGCGCCCGTGCCTCAGGGCGCGGACTCGGTAATAATGGTCGAGAGGACCGAGCCGGGCGAAGGGTACGTACTCGTAAAGGCCCAGGCCCGGCCCGGCGATAACATAAGGCGCCAGGGCGAGGACTTCAAGGCGGGCGAGACCGTCATTGGGAGAGGCGCGCTCATCCGCCCCTCGGAGGTGAGTATGCTCGCCACGGTCGGCGTGCCATTCGTCTTCGTTCACAAAAGGCCCCGCGTGGCCGTCATATCGACGGGCGACGAGCTCTCGGACATATTCGAGGCTCCGGGCTTCGGGAAGATAACGAACAGCAACGGCTACGCACTCTCGGCGCTCGTAAAGGCCGCAGGTGCGGCGCCGGTCCAGCTCGGGATAGCGCGGGACACGAGGGAGAGCCTTCGCGAAAGGCTCGAGGCCGCGATGTCTTCGGACTGCATCGTGTCCTCGGGCGGCGTCTCGGTCGGCGATTACGACTTCGTAAAGGACGTCTTGAAGGAGATGGGCTCGTCGATGATATTCTGGAAGGTGGCCATGAAGCCTGGAAAGCCCCTCGCCTTCGGCGTTATCGGCGGAAAGCCCGCCTTCGGGCTCCCCGGGAACCCGGTCTCGTCGATGGTGGCTTTCGAGCAGTTTGTGAGGCCATCTCTTCTCAAGATGTCCGGAAGGAAGGACCTTTTCAGGCGGGCGATCAAGGCGCGCATTACGAAAGACCTGAAGATCAAGCCCGGCAGGATGAACTTCATAAGGGCCGAGCTCTTTCTCGAGGAAAAAGGCTTTGCCGCCACCCCGCTTGACGGCCAGGGCTCGGGCATGATATCCACCATGGTCAGGGCAAACTCCTTTATCATAGTCCCGGAGGGCGGGGAGGGGTTCAGGGCCGGAGAGACCGTACAGGTGCAGCCATTTGACGAGACAGTCCTCGGAAGCGCTGTCCCCGCCTTTTGA